A genome region from Acidimicrobiales bacterium includes the following:
- a CDS encoding NAD(P)/FAD-dependent oxidoreductase, whose amino-acid sequence MTDTAPDSATPDVVVIGAGPAGLTAAFQLVKYDIAPTVLEGTDQVGGISRTVERDGWRFDIGGHRFFTKVQEVEDLWHEILPDEDFLLRPRMSRIFYRGKYYDYPLRAMNALGNLGVLEAVRCVLSYVWARIRPPKNQHTFEGWVTAKFGKRLYQHFFKTYTEKVWGVPADHLAADFAAQRIKNLDLKKAIINALMPRRNQKEITSLIEEFQYPKYGPGQMWEVCRDKVEAAGTKVVMENKVRKVRHRDGRATELVAVGPDGSETTYPFDHVISSMPLATLVRIMEPSPPDDVLAAANGLNFRDFLTVALVVPAEYSFPDNWIYIHSPEVQVGRIQNFGSWSPYLIKEGHTCLGLEYFVFEDEGLWAEDDDDLVALAARELEVLGLVEADKIEAGYVVRMPKAYPVYDEGYDDHVAVLRRWIDEHAPNVHPVGRNGMHRYNNQDHSMYTAMLSVENIVEGTNHDIWSVNVEEEYHEEASSSVKEGGRATGTGRDAPVLPKRS is encoded by the coding sequence ATGACCGACACCGCCCCAGACTCCGCCACACCCGACGTCGTCGTGATCGGTGCCGGCCCGGCCGGCCTCACCGCCGCGTTCCAGCTGGTGAAGTACGACATCGCCCCGACCGTGCTCGAGGGGACCGACCAGGTCGGGGGGATCAGCCGCACCGTCGAGCGCGACGGCTGGCGGTTCGACATCGGCGGGCACCGGTTCTTCACCAAGGTCCAGGAGGTCGAGGACCTCTGGCACGAGATCCTTCCCGACGAGGACTTCCTCCTGCGTCCACGGATGAGCCGCATCTTCTACCGCGGCAAGTACTACGACTACCCCTTGCGGGCGATGAACGCCCTGGGCAACCTCGGGGTCCTCGAGGCGGTCCGCTGCGTGCTGTCCTACGTGTGGGCCCGCATCCGCCCCCCGAAGAACCAGCACACCTTCGAGGGCTGGGTCACCGCCAAGTTCGGCAAGCGCCTCTACCAGCACTTCTTCAAGACCTACACCGAGAAGGTGTGGGGTGTTCCCGCCGACCACCTCGCCGCCGACTTCGCCGCCCAGCGCATCAAGAACCTCGACCTGAAGAAGGCGATCATCAACGCCCTCATGCCCAGGCGCAACCAGAAGGAGATCACCTCGCTCATCGAGGAGTTCCAGTACCCCAAGTACGGGCCCGGCCAGATGTGGGAGGTGTGTCGCGACAAGGTCGAGGCGGCAGGCACCAAGGTCGTCATGGAGAACAAGGTCCGCAAGGTCCGTCACCGCGACGGCCGGGCCACCGAGTTGGTGGCGGTGGGGCCCGATGGCAGCGAGACCACCTACCCGTTCGATCACGTCATCTCCAGCATGCCGCTGGCGACGCTGGTGCGGATCATGGAGCCGTCGCCACCCGACGACGTCCTGGCCGCGGCCAACGGGCTCAACTTCCGCGACTTCCTCACCGTGGCCCTGGTGGTTCCCGCCGAGTACTCGTTCCCCGACAACTGGATCTACATCCACTCCCCCGAGGTGCAGGTCGGTCGGATCCAGAACTTCGGCTCGTGGTCGCCGTACCTCATCAAGGAGGGCCACACCTGTCTCGGTCTGGAGTACTTCGTCTTCGAGGATGAGGGCCTCTGGGCCGAGGACGACGACGACCTGGTCGCCCTCGCCGCCCGCGAGCTGGAGGTCCTCGGGCTCGTCGAGGCCGACAAGATCGAGGCGGGATACGTGGTGCGGATGCCCAAGGCCTATCCGGTCTATGACGAGGGCTATGACGACCACGTGGCGGTGCTGCGCCGCTGGATCGACGAGCACGCCCCCAACGTGCATCCCGTCGGCCGCAACGGCATGCACCGCTACAACAACCAGGACCACTCCATGTACACCGCGATGCTCTCGGTCGAGAACATCGTCGAGGGGACCAACCACGACATCTGGTCGGTCAACGTCGAGGAGGAGTACCACGAGGAAGCGAGCTCCTCGGTGAAGGAGGGCGGCCGCGCCACAGGTACCGGCCGCGACGCCCCGGTGCTGCCCAAACGTTCCTGA
- a CDS encoding alpha/beta fold hydrolase has translation MRTEPVLLVHGFATSATRTWAEPGWIDLITEAGREVIAVDLLGHGDAPKPHDPAEYERMDQHLLDQLPATPVDAIAFSLGARLTLTLATRHPDRFSRIVVAGIGENLFGSEGGSTIADAIESSEIPENLTARHFKDLAETPGNDPQALAACMRHPFAALDEDQLARVTNPVLVVLGDQDFVGPADRLVAALPDARLVTLKKMDHFGTPKDFTFIDEALGFIDARPF, from the coding sequence ATGCGCACCGAACCCGTCCTGCTCGTCCACGGATTCGCCACCTCGGCCACCCGCACCTGGGCCGAACCCGGATGGATCGATCTGATCACCGAGGCCGGACGTGAGGTCATCGCGGTCGATCTGCTCGGCCATGGTGACGCTCCCAAGCCCCACGATCCGGCCGAGTACGAGCGCATGGACCAGCACCTGCTCGACCAGCTCCCCGCCACCCCCGTCGATGCCATCGCCTTCTCGCTCGGAGCCCGCCTCACCCTCACCCTCGCCACCCGCCACCCGGACCGGTTCAGCCGCATCGTCGTCGCGGGCATCGGCGAGAACCTGTTCGGCTCAGAGGGTGGCAGCACGATCGCCGACGCGATCGAATCGAGCGAGATCCCCGAGAACCTCACCGCCCGTCACTTCAAGGATCTGGCCGAGACACCGGGCAACGACCCGCAGGCGCTCGCCGCGTGCATGCGCCACCCGTTCGCCGCGCTCGACGAAGACCAGCTCGCTCGGGTCACCAATCCGGTGCTGGTGGTGCTGGGCGATCAGGACTTCGTCGGGCCCGCCGACCGGCTCGTCGCCGCCCTCCCCGATGCCCGGCTGGTCACGTTGAAGAAGATGGACCACTTCGGCACGCCGAAGGACTTCACCTTCATCGACGAGGCGCTGGGGTTCATCGACGCTCGCCCGTTCTGA
- a CDS encoding class I SAM-dependent methyltransferase, giving the protein MSTTTPTFAEALQQVEGIEGWLSTDQAERLWNAAATLEAGAQLVEIGSFRGRSAVILATAAGPGTTLVAIDPHAGNDRGTLRGEGSTQQEEAEIDNKAFNTNLDAAGVRDRVTHVRKFSHDALDDVEATIDLLYVDGAHQYQPAVGDIRAFGAKVRPGGTMLIHDSFSSVGVTMAILTDLVASAEWRYVGRSRSLAEYRKEPLGPGGRVVNALRQLAQLPWFIRNLAIKVLLAAGQPRLADRWFGHTESNPPY; this is encoded by the coding sequence ATGAGCACCACCACTCCGACCTTCGCCGAGGCTCTCCAGCAGGTCGAGGGGATCGAGGGCTGGCTCTCGACCGACCAGGCCGAGCGACTGTGGAACGCGGCGGCGACGCTCGAGGCCGGCGCGCAGCTGGTCGAGATCGGCAGTTTCCGGGGTCGTTCCGCGGTCATCCTGGCCACCGCCGCCGGTCCGGGCACGACCCTGGTCGCCATCGATCCCCACGCCGGCAACGATCGGGGCACCCTGCGGGGTGAAGGGTCCACCCAGCAGGAAGAGGCCGAGATCGACAACAAGGCCTTCAACACCAACCTCGACGCGGCCGGGGTCCGCGACCGGGTGACCCACGTCCGCAAGTTCTCCCACGACGCGCTCGACGATGTCGAGGCGACGATCGACCTCCTCTATGTCGACGGCGCCCACCAGTACCAGCCGGCGGTGGGTGACATACGGGCCTTCGGGGCCAAGGTGAGGCCCGGAGGCACGATGCTCATCCACGACTCCTTCAGCTCGGTGGGCGTCACCATGGCGATCCTCACCGATCTCGTGGCGTCGGCCGAGTGGCGCTATGTCGGCCGCTCGCGTTCGCTGGCGGAGTACCGCAAGGAGCCACTGGGCCCCGGCGGCCGGGTGGTGAACGCGCTCCGGCAACTGGCCCAGCTGCCGTGGTTCATCCGCAACCTGGCCATCAAGGTGCTGCTCGCCGCCGGTCAGCCCCGGCTGGCCGACCGCTGGTTCGGCCACACCGAGAGCAACCCTCCCTACTGA
- a CDS encoding acyltransferase family protein: protein MLPVTTQSTPLGYQPGLDGLRGVFVIAVLCFHGGFSWATGGYLGVSGFFTLSGFLICSLLIDERVQNGRIDLLRFWKRRARRLLPAAWLALAGALVYGIAAGSPVVQRDLPGDVVAALAYVANWRFVFTDSSYEALFAEPSPVTHLWSLAIEEQYYVVFPLFVAGLLMLAGGRRWALAVGLATLVAASTLWMAVVYQSGGDTTRAYYGTDTRAAELLIGAGAALVWQRWLSGHTGRPPRRLAEATLQMGGAVALGAIVYVWTQVPVSSPGLYRGGFALHALAVVLVLFAVSRPGPIRRVAGFEPLRRLGLISYGVYLFHWPIFLWLNASRTGLDGWTLFALRCAVTLAVSVVSYVVVERPIRTGVRLRGRVALVAAPATVVALFAGVLAVPSEPPTMMQSASFGSEIDPFSELELDAERQSRLADEAETDEELDTVRVPRVALFGDSTAIGPYYGLLHVDTTTGEVLVVPGSTVLGCGLVRTAVMRSFGSEYPLSDLCASWPERWSSVLDEHEPHIAVVLFAPWDASDRMLEGTNEWIALGDPRYDEHAANEIRLALEVLTDHVDLVVWLTSPPIDQSMNQLGNAPDPASDPERLIRWNELVAAEIARYPDTEATMVDLRGWFEALPGGPLDPQIRPDGVHITDEQAPVVGQWLAGEILDAWYERAEAVADLDDADATAEPQGGRALSGFRTGERR, encoded by the coding sequence ATGCTCCCGGTCACCACCCAGTCCACCCCCCTCGGGTACCAACCCGGCCTCGACGGTCTCCGAGGCGTGTTCGTCATCGCCGTGCTGTGCTTCCACGGCGGGTTCTCGTGGGCGACCGGCGGCTATCTGGGCGTCTCCGGGTTCTTCACCCTGTCCGGGTTCCTGATCTGTTCGCTGCTCATCGACGAGCGGGTGCAGAACGGTCGCATCGACCTGCTCCGGTTCTGGAAGCGTCGCGCCCGCCGTCTGCTCCCTGCGGCGTGGTTGGCGCTTGCCGGCGCCCTGGTCTACGGCATCGCCGCCGGTTCCCCCGTGGTGCAGCGCGACCTCCCCGGCGATGTCGTTGCCGCCCTGGCCTACGTCGCGAACTGGCGCTTCGTGTTCACCGACAGCAGCTACGAGGCGCTCTTCGCCGAGCCGTCTCCGGTGACCCACCTGTGGTCGCTGGCCATCGAGGAGCAGTACTACGTCGTCTTCCCCCTGTTCGTCGCCGGCCTGCTCATGCTGGCGGGGGGACGGCGGTGGGCCCTGGCTGTGGGTCTCGCCACGCTGGTGGCGGCCTCCACGTTGTGGATGGCCGTCGTGTACCAGAGCGGTGGCGACACCACCCGGGCCTACTACGGCACCGACACCAGGGCGGCGGAGCTGCTCATCGGCGCCGGCGCCGCGCTGGTGTGGCAGCGGTGGCTGAGTGGCCACACCGGCCGACCCCCTCGACGCCTGGCCGAGGCGACCCTCCAGATGGGGGGAGCGGTGGCACTGGGGGCGATCGTCTATGTCTGGACCCAGGTGCCGGTGAGCTCGCCCGGGCTGTACCGGGGTGGGTTCGCGCTGCACGCGCTGGCGGTGGTGCTGGTGCTCTTCGCCGTCTCGCGCCCCGGGCCCATACGCCGGGTGGCCGGGTTCGAGCCGCTCCGCCGGCTCGGACTGATCTCCTATGGCGTCTACCTCTTCCACTGGCCGATCTTTCTGTGGTTGAACGCCTCGCGCACCGGGCTCGACGGCTGGACGCTGTTCGCGCTGCGGTGCGCGGTCACCCTGGCGGTGTCGGTGGTGTCCTATGTGGTGGTCGAGCGTCCCATCCGCACCGGCGTGCGGCTGCGGGGGCGCGTGGCCCTGGTCGCCGCGCCCGCGACGGTGGTGGCGCTCTTCGCGGGGGTCCTCGCAGTTCCCTCCGAGCCGCCCACGATGATGCAGTCCGCATCGTTCGGAAGCGAGATCGACCCGTTCAGCGAGCTCGAGCTCGACGCCGAGCGCCAGTCCCGGCTCGCCGACGAAGCCGAGACCGACGAGGAGCTCGACACGGTGAGGGTGCCTCGCGTCGCGTTGTTCGGCGACTCGACCGCGATCGGTCCCTACTACGGGCTGCTCCACGTCGACACCACGACCGGCGAGGTGCTCGTGGTCCCCGGCAGCACCGTGCTGGGGTGTGGTCTGGTGCGCACCGCGGTGATGCGCTCGTTCGGGTCCGAGTATCCGTTGAGCGACCTGTGTGCGAGCTGGCCCGAGCGGTGGTCGTCGGTGCTCGACGAGCACGAGCCGCACATCGCGGTGGTGCTGTTCGCCCCGTGGGATGCCAGCGACCGGATGCTCGAGGGCACCAACGAGTGGATCGCGCTCGGCGATCCCCGCTACGACGAGCACGCCGCCAACGAGATCCGTCTGGCGCTCGAGGTGCTCACCGACCATGTCGACCTGGTGGTGTGGCTGACCAGCCCTCCGATCGACCAGAGCATGAACCAGCTCGGCAACGCCCCCGACCCCGCGAGCGACCCCGAGCGTCTCATCCGATGGAACGAGCTGGTGGCCGCCGAGATCGCCCGCTACCCCGACACCGAGGCCACCATGGTCGATCTCCGAGGGTGGTTCGAGGCGTTGCCCGGCGGCCCGTTGGACCCCCAGATCCGCCCCGACGGTGTCCACATCACCGATGAGCAGGCGCCGGTGGTGGGGCAGTGGCTCGCCGGGGAGATCCTCGATGCGTGGTACGAGCGCGCCGAGGCGGTCGCCGACCTCGACGACGCCGATGCCACCGCCGAACCCCAGGGTGGACGGGCGTTGAGCGGGTTCAGAACGGGCGAGCGTCGATGA
- a CDS encoding glycosyltransferase family 4 protein gives MTPPAHERPTSAGPETLDTLRTIADSAGLARIQLLAWRELADPEAGGSEVHAHEVMRRWAAAGLAVTIRTSAAAGHPPVGYRDGYRSIRRGGRYTVFPRAALGAAAHRMGPRDGLVEIWNGVPFLSPMWDRGPHIAVVHHVHGPMWEMALGRHLGRVGELMERRVAPHFYRRTRIVTLSQSSHDELVDDLGFDPEMIEIVPPGIDPRFAPGHPKSPTPLIVSVGRLAPVKRFDALVRSVAQVRDRHPHLRLVIAGEGTERPVLEAEIARLGAADWVSLPGRVPDDELVELFQQAWLVTSASLVEGWGMTLTEAAACGTTAVASRTTGHLDAVADGVTGVLADDDTELAGAIDQVLSDAELRDRLSAAALERSAQFSWDATAEAILSILARAAADQRTKARFRSRAT, from the coding sequence GTGACCCCACCTGCCCACGAGCGACCAACCTCAGCAGGCCCCGAGACCCTCGACACGCTCCGCACCATCGCCGACAGTGCTGGCCTCGCCCGCATCCAGCTCCTCGCCTGGCGAGAGCTCGCCGATCCCGAAGCCGGAGGCTCCGAAGTCCACGCCCACGAGGTGATGCGCCGGTGGGCCGCGGCCGGACTGGCGGTCACCATCCGCACCTCGGCCGCGGCCGGGCACCCCCCGGTCGGCTACCGCGACGGCTACCGGTCGATCCGGCGGGGCGGGCGCTACACCGTCTTCCCGCGAGCAGCGCTCGGTGCGGCCGCCCACAGGATGGGACCCCGCGACGGCCTGGTCGAGATCTGGAACGGCGTCCCGTTCCTGTCGCCGATGTGGGACCGCGGGCCCCACATCGCGGTGGTCCACCACGTGCACGGTCCGATGTGGGAGATGGCCCTCGGTCGCCACCTCGGTCGGGTCGGCGAGCTCATGGAGCGCCGCGTCGCCCCACACTTCTACCGGCGAACCCGCATCGTCACCCTCTCGCAGTCCTCCCACGACGAGCTGGTCGACGACCTCGGCTTCGACCCCGAGATGATCGAGATCGTGCCGCCCGGCATCGATCCCCGGTTCGCGCCCGGTCACCCCAAGTCGCCGACACCGCTCATCGTGTCGGTCGGGCGGCTGGCGCCGGTCAAGCGGTTCGATGCCCTTGTCCGCAGCGTGGCCCAGGTGCGCGACCGGCATCCTCACCTGCGTCTGGTCATCGCCGGGGAGGGCACGGAACGACCGGTGCTCGAGGCCGAGATCGCACGACTCGGGGCCGCCGACTGGGTGTCGCTGCCGGGTCGAGTCCCCGACGACGAGCTGGTCGAGCTGTTCCAGCAGGCCTGGCTGGTGACCAGCGCCTCGCTGGTCGAGGGGTGGGGCATGACCCTCACCGAAGCGGCAGCCTGTGGCACCACCGCGGTGGCGAGCCGAACGACGGGACACCTCGACGCGGTGGCCGACGGGGTCACCGGCGTGCTGGCCGATGACGACACCGAGCTGGCCGGAGCCATCGACCAGGTCCTGTCCGACGCCGAGCTCCGTGATCGGCTGTCGGCCGCGGCCCTCGAACGCTCGGCCCAGTTCTCCTGGGACGCCACCGCCGAGGCGATCCTCTCCATTCTTGCCCGGGCCGCGGCCGACCAGCGGACCAAGGCTCGGTTCCGCTCACGCGCCACCTAA